A single genomic interval of Bradyrhizobium sp. AZCC 1693 harbors:
- a CDS encoding glycosyltransferase family 2 protein: MQTKPFVSVVIPLHNKADLILRTLRSAACQIDVDFEIIIVDDGSTDGGAHTVEIAGVPRLRLIKQENAGVSAARNRGIAAAEGKWVALLDSDDLWSPDHLAGLLNVLESSTSIAAFSNLRLESRAGRSMVDEGIAAQQVDDYFSFALANGGYPASASSIVVLREEFLATGLFEEGVSTGEDIDMWCRLACQGSFFYNARKSATYNDASSPTLHSGGRAVRCPVFAQRLPELIRDRRVPPALMESSRRYANFLMLEYARQLLDSDRYVEARTVLLNDCSPQYDLKRFVKRLVRTWPLGRTLFRLSRGHAMLL, encoded by the coding sequence ATGCAGACAAAACCATTTGTCTCCGTCGTAATACCATTACACAACAAAGCAGACCTCATTCTGAGGACGCTTCGCTCGGCAGCGTGCCAGATCGACGTGGACTTCGAGATCATCATAGTGGACGACGGTTCGACCGATGGGGGTGCTCACACCGTCGAAATCGCGGGCGTGCCGCGGCTGCGTCTGATCAAGCAGGAAAACGCAGGAGTTTCGGCTGCGCGGAACCGTGGGATTGCGGCAGCGGAAGGGAAATGGGTCGCGCTTCTTGATTCGGATGATCTATGGTCGCCGGACCATCTTGCAGGCCTGCTGAATGTTTTGGAAAGCAGCACGTCGATCGCTGCTTTTAGCAACCTCCGACTGGAGAGTCGTGCTGGTCGATCAATGGTTGATGAAGGAATTGCCGCGCAGCAGGTCGACGATTACTTTTCGTTTGCGCTCGCAAATGGCGGTTATCCAGCTAGCGCGAGCTCGATCGTCGTTCTTAGAGAAGAGTTTTTGGCGACAGGTCTCTTTGAGGAAGGAGTGTCTACCGGCGAAGATATCGACATGTGGTGCAGACTCGCCTGCCAAGGCTCGTTTTTTTACAACGCCAGGAAATCCGCGACATATAATGACGCATCCTCGCCGACGCTGCACAGCGGAGGGCGAGCAGTACGGTGTCCAGTCTTCGCGCAACGGCTCCCTGAATTAATACGAGATCGAAGAGTGCCTCCCGCCCTGATGGAAAGTAGCAGGCGCTACGCAAATTTCCTTATGCTGGAATACGCCCGTCAGTTACTCGACAGCGACCGGTATGTCGAGGCGCGAACCGTGTTGCTGAACGACTGTAGCCCTCAGTATGACCTAAAACGATTTGTGAAACGTCTGGTCCGTACATGGCCTCTCGGTCGAACTCTGTTTCGATTGAGCCGAGGCCATGCCATGCTCCTTTAG